The following proteins are encoded in a genomic region of Ornithinibacillus sp. 4-3:
- a CDS encoding VanZ family protein — MSIHLIPILSSLAVFFILANLFSLPWIIYQYRKHGYFNFWRSFILVSFLFYLMTAFFLVILPLPQTMENCSDMVNQMFSQLKPFQFLDDIARETGVVWNSFTTYKLLIGARSVYQVIFNIFLLIPLGVYLRFYFQKRGKWYVAFLFGFALSLFFEVTQRTGIFGIYECPYRFFDVDDLMLNTLGATIGYFLAPILLFFIPSKAKIQAADLKYRQESQASYGIQLVEMLINIIATTFIASLIAFFFSEIVSVLLTLFLLIVVLPYSSKGITIGGLILRVRMKLEVGIWWNLVKRYFILIAPYVYGRFATSLSDFETDDLLLTLLSIFMTLSAGFFWFMIFLHVLLKWLKKASAPYFNAFSKISIERKNKQ; from the coding sequence TTCATTAGCCGTGTTTTTCATTTTAGCAAATTTATTTTCGTTACCATGGATCATTTATCAATATCGAAAGCATGGTTATTTTAACTTCTGGCGTTCATTTATTTTAGTAAGTTTTCTTTTTTATTTAATGACAGCATTCTTTTTAGTAATTCTACCACTGCCACAAACAATGGAAAATTGTAGTGATATGGTAAATCAAATGTTTTCACAGCTAAAACCATTTCAATTTTTAGATGATATTGCTAGAGAAACAGGAGTTGTTTGGAATTCCTTTACTACATATAAGTTATTGATTGGAGCACGTAGTGTATATCAAGTCATTTTTAATATCTTTCTTTTGATTCCGTTAGGTGTATATTTAAGATTTTATTTCCAAAAGCGTGGTAAATGGTATGTAGCATTCCTTTTTGGATTTGCATTATCATTATTTTTCGAAGTAACACAGCGGACAGGGATTTTTGGCATTTATGAATGTCCATATCGTTTTTTTGATGTTGATGATTTAATGTTAAATACACTTGGGGCAACTATTGGATATTTCTTGGCACCCATATTATTATTCTTTATTCCATCCAAAGCAAAAATTCAAGCGGCTGATTTAAAGTATAGGCAGGAAAGCCAGGCATCTTATGGTATCCAATTAGTGGAGATGCTCATTAACATCATTGCTACTACATTTATCGCTAGTTTGATTGCCTTTTTCTTTTCTGAAATAGTAAGTGTTTTGCTCACGTTATTTTTACTCATTGTTGTTTTACCATATTCTTCAAAAGGAATAACAATTGGTGGATTAATCTTGCGCGTACGTATGAAGTTAGAAGTAGGGATATGGTGGAATTTAGTGAAGCGTTACTTTATTTTAATTGCTCCATATGTATATGGGAGATTTGCAACAAGCCTATCTGATTTTGAAACAGATGATTTACTGCTTACATTATTAAGTATTTTCATGACACTAAGTGCTGGATTTTTCTGGTTCATGATCTTTTTACATGTCCTGTTAAAATGGCTTAAAAAAGCATCTGCACCATATTTTAATGCTTTTTCAAAAATATCAATAGAAAGAAAAAATAAACAATAA
- a CDS encoding transposase, with amino-acid sequence MGKKRKTYHIDFKKKVVNLYLKDGMGYNTIAREMKIDKNQVRRWVNHFKAEGTKGLEEKRGKARGAGQGRPRALPESPEEKIKYLEAEVEMLKKLLKK; translated from the coding sequence GTGGGGAAGAAACGAAAAACTTATCATATCGACTTTAAGAAGAAAGTTGTTAACCTTTACCTCAAAGACGGGATGGGTTATAACACAATAGCTAGAGAAATGAAAATTGATAAAAATCAAGTAAGAAGATGGGTTAACCACTTTAAGGCTGAGGGAACAAAAGGACTTGAGGAAAAACGAGGTAAGGCAAGAGGAGCTGGTCAAGGCAGACCGAGAGCCCTTCCTGAATCTCCTGAAGAAAAAATTAAATATTTAGAAGCCGAGGTAGAAATGCTAAAAAAGCTCTTAAAGAAGTGA
- a CDS encoding IS3 family transposase — MKEVSTQKKYEVIYEMAKGNYSIQLLCKLAQVSKGGYYKWIKRQETFTEKQIEEEGIKKKIMECHKKLKGIYGYRRIQVWLKKVYGLHINHKRIQRLMSEMGIQAVIRKRKPYYGKKEAYVVSDNHLNRDFVASRPNEKWVTDITYLMFNGQKLYLSAIKDLYNSEIVAYHVSRRNDLKLVIDTLEKAKKKRNVKGVLLHSDQGFQYTSRQYNNLLKKYQIKASMSRKGNCWDNACMESFFSHFKSECFNLYSFKIGKEVKDAVNKYIRFYNYQRFQKKLNNLSPYHFRTQVA; from the coding sequence ATGAAAGAAGTATCAACACAAAAGAAATACGAAGTAATCTATGAAATGGCTAAGGGGAACTATTCTATTCAATTATTATGTAAGCTAGCACAAGTATCAAAAGGTGGATATTATAAGTGGATAAAAAGACAAGAAACATTTACAGAAAAGCAAATAGAGGAAGAAGGCATTAAGAAAAAAATCATGGAATGCCATAAAAAGCTTAAGGGTATCTACGGATATCGACGAATCCAGGTATGGCTAAAGAAGGTTTACGGCCTTCATATTAATCACAAGCGCATACAGCGACTTATGAGCGAGATGGGTATACAGGCAGTCATCCGAAAGAGGAAACCATATTATGGAAAGAAGGAAGCCTATGTAGTCTCAGACAACCATCTAAACAGGGATTTTGTGGCTTCCAGGCCAAATGAAAAGTGGGTAACGGATATTACTTACCTGATGTTTAACGGACAAAAACTATATCTATCAGCTATAAAAGACTTATATAACAGTGAAATTGTTGCCTACCATGTAAGTCGAAGGAATGACCTGAAACTGGTAATAGATACCTTGGAAAAAGCAAAGAAAAAAAGGAATGTAAAAGGAGTCCTCTTGCATAGTGATCAAGGGTTCCAGTATACATCCCGTCAATATAACAACCTACTTAAAAAATATCAGATAAAAGCAAGTATGTCCAGGAAAGGAAACTGTTGGGACAATGCCTGTATGGAAAGTTTTTTTAGTCACTTCAAAAGTGAGTGTTTCAATTTATATTCATTCAAAATAGGTAAAGAGGTAAAAGATGCGGTAAATAAATACATTAGATTTTATAACTATCAACGTTTCCAAAAGAAATTAAACAACCTGAGTCCCTATCATTTCAGGACTCAGGTCGCATAA
- a CDS encoding SRPBCC domain-containing protein, whose product MSNRRTDSASRVINSSTQNIYQAFLDPNSMISWLPPQGMKGYIDRFDPVEGGFFSIILTYEESNPVRGKTSENTDAMQGKFLELIPNKRIVQSIIFDSDDPAFSGEMIQSWVLEPVSNGTKVTVICENVPKGVRKEDHDVGLNSTLENLAAFTE is encoded by the coding sequence TTGAGTAATAGAAGAACAGATTCTGCTTCAAGAGTAATTAATTCATCTACGCAAAACATTTATCAGGCCTTTTTGGATCCAAATTCAATGATTTCGTGGCTTCCACCGCAGGGGATGAAAGGGTATATCGACAGATTTGATCCTGTGGAAGGAGGATTTTTTAGCATTATTCTTACCTATGAAGAATCTAACCCCGTACGTGGTAAGACATCAGAAAACACAGATGCAATGCAAGGAAAATTTTTAGAATTGATTCCGAATAAACGAATTGTGCAATCGATCATATTTGATTCGGATGATCCCGCCTTTTCAGGTGAGATGATTCAAAGCTGGGTATTGGAACCTGTTTCGAATGGTACAAAGGTTACGGTTATTTGTGAGAATGTACCCAAAGGAGTAAGGAAGGAAGACCATGATGTTGGTTTAAACTCCACATTGGAAAATCTCGCTGCCTTTACGGAATGA
- a CDS encoding amidohydrolase family protein, producing MINLLHYCFLEFVSVIGSLEAGKRADIVVLDRNLFEIPAEEIRDAKVSLTMMDGKVLYDEKNNGK from the coding sequence ATGATCAACTTACTCCATTATTGTTTTCTTGAATTTGTTTCTGTAATAGGCTCCCTTGAAGCAGGGAAGCGCGCTGATATCGTTGTATTAGATCGCAACCTTTTTGAGATACCTGCAGAAGAAATTCGTGATGCAAAGGTAAGTTTAACTATGATGGATGGGAAAGTATTGTATGATGAGAAAAATAATGGAAAGTAG
- the aguA gene encoding agmatine deiminase — protein sequence MSKTLNSFPRFDGYRMPGEFELHTGTWMLWPERTDTWRLGAKPAQQAFANVAKAISQFEPVTICVSAKQYEHARSILPSSIRIVEMSSNDAWMRDIGPIFVINDQEGIRGIDWGFNAWGGIDEGLYFPWDLDSQVKQKVLDIERIDRYDAQDFILEGGAITVDGEGTLITTEQCVLNPNRNPNMLKAEIEKKLSDYLNIDKVIWLKNGMVNDETDGHVDEVVFFARPGEVVMSWTDDINDPNYTVLQDAYKQLSNTQDAKGRKLKIHKIPLPTQQAMSAEESAGIDFAIDSYQRMEGLTFASSYVNCYLCNGGLILPAFDDPQDTVALGMFQKIFPDREIIQVQTREISFGGGNIHCITQQQPKP from the coding sequence ATGTCTAAAACACTAAATAGTTTTCCGAGATTTGATGGGTATAGAATGCCTGGAGAGTTTGAGCTACATACGGGAACATGGATGTTATGGCCCGAAAGAACAGATACATGGCGACTAGGAGCTAAGCCTGCACAGCAAGCGTTTGCTAATGTTGCTAAGGCAATTTCTCAATTTGAGCCTGTTACAATATGTGTGTCTGCCAAGCAATATGAGCATGCAAGATCTATATTACCTTCTAGTATTCGTATTGTAGAAATGTCATCTAATGATGCTTGGATGCGTGATATTGGGCCAATATTTGTAATAAATGATCAAGAGGGAATTCGTGGAATAGACTGGGGCTTTAATGCATGGGGAGGTATTGATGAAGGATTATATTTCCCCTGGGACTTAGATAGCCAAGTAAAACAAAAAGTATTAGACATAGAGCGAATTGATCGGTATGATGCTCAGGACTTCATTTTAGAAGGTGGAGCAATTACAGTTGACGGGGAAGGAACCCTAATTACTACAGAGCAGTGTGTTCTAAACCCAAATCGTAATCCGAATATGTTAAAGGCGGAAATTGAAAAGAAATTATCCGATTATCTAAACATTGATAAGGTCATTTGGTTAAAAAATGGCATGGTTAATGATGAAACAGATGGACATGTTGATGAAGTTGTATTTTTTGCCCGTCCAGGCGAGGTAGTTATGAGCTGGACGGATGATATCAATGATCCCAATTATACGGTTTTACAGGATGCATATAAGCAGCTGAGTAACACACAAGATGCCAAAGGAAGGAAACTTAAAATTCATAAAATACCTCTTCCTACTCAGCAAGCTATGTCTGCAGAGGAAAGTGCTGGAATTGATTTTGCTATTGATAGCTATCAAAGAATGGAAGGATTAACCTTTGCAAGCTCCTATGTCAATTGCTACTTATGTAATGGTGGTTTAATATTACCTGCATTTGATGATCCCCAAGATACAGTAGCTCTAGGAATGTTTCAAAAGATTTTCCCAGATAGAGAGATTATTCAAGTTCAAACAAGAGAAATCAGCTTTGGTGGGGGGAATATTCACTGTATTACACAACAACAGCCAAAGCCATAA
- a CDS encoding DUF418 domain-containing protein, which produces MRKRYASLDIIRGIALFGILLINIPSYGQGFTDDLPLPSMMQGNIVDLLLAIFVEKKFYTMFSFLFGVGFFIFASNAVERGQRPLWLFSKRLFFLFLFGLIHIFIFTGSILVIYALIGLILLPFFHRSTKTVGIWLSVLIVAHFTIGLLLYFQVIHSELFDSNDLLIVAISFITGLFFGKMGWLEANKRTSKALKTIAFITAPLFILGGILITQAYGGEIAKVMQISSIFALPMSYFYLAILFLIFNQDKMAMRFGGVGLVGKMAFTNYLTQNLLGVMLISLLQLQVVTFIESLWLSVIIYGIQLVWSILFFERWSIGPFEWIWRKCTYGFKYQPPEEKIVKY; this is translated from the coding sequence ATGAGAAAAAGATATGCTTCACTTGATATTATTCGCGGGATTGCATTATTTGGTATTTTATTAATTAATATCCCATCCTATGGACAGGGTTTTACGGATGACCTACCATTGCCTTCTATGATGCAAGGAAATATAGTTGATTTATTACTCGCTATCTTTGTTGAGAAAAAATTCTACACGATGTTTTCCTTTTTATTTGGTGTAGGTTTCTTTATTTTTGCATCCAATGCTGTCGAGCGCGGGCAAAGACCATTATGGTTATTTAGTAAAAGATTATTTTTCTTATTCTTATTTGGTTTAATCCATATTTTTATCTTTACTGGATCTATTTTAGTCATTTACGCATTAATTGGACTGATTTTATTACCATTCTTCCATCGTAGCACGAAAACCGTTGGGATTTGGCTAAGTGTATTAATCGTAGCCCATTTCACTATTGGTCTCCTATTGTACTTTCAGGTCATCCATTCAGAGTTATTCGATAGTAATGATTTACTTATTGTTGCGATTAGCTTTATCACAGGATTATTTTTCGGGAAAATGGGCTGGCTTGAAGCAAATAAACGAACCAGTAAAGCATTAAAAACAATAGCCTTCATTACTGCTCCATTATTTATTCTTGGAGGGATATTAATCACTCAAGCATATGGTGGAGAAATAGCAAAAGTAATGCAGATTTCTAGTATATTTGCATTACCAATGAGTTATTTCTATCTTGCTATTCTCTTTCTTATTTTTAATCAAGATAAGATGGCTATGCGTTTTGGTGGTGTTGGACTAGTTGGAAAAATGGCATTTACAAACTATTTGACGCAGAACCTACTTGGTGTCATGCTTATTTCACTCTTACAATTACAAGTTGTCACCTTCATAGAGTCCCTATGGCTTTCCGTTATTATTTATGGAATTCAGTTGGTTTGGAGTATACTTTTCTTTGAAAGATGGTCTATTGGTCCATTCGAGTGGATTTGGAGAAAATGCACCTATGGATTTAAATATCAGCCTCCTGAAGAAAAAATCGTTAAATACTAA
- a CDS encoding alkaline phosphatase family protein, which produces MKKNKHVIVISYDAFSKDNWESAKKKPHLAKLIAKGASTTQVRSVYPTLTYVIHSSYVTGAYPNKHGVFHNNPFQPFVPVDDQDWHWYRDVIKLPTIYEAATAKGLKTASNLWPVTGKAKIDYNIPEMKAVRGENQALKVLKNGSKLYSAMMELKFGKLRDGIKQPNLDDFTTACAVETIKKKKPHLLLTHLIDLDEHKHHHGTKAEIIEDVIERMDNRIGQIVHATYEAGIADETTFIIIGDHGQLDVHYKVYLNRLFKDNGLIYEENGEMHWRAYVQSADGSAYLHVKENDTEAKDFALKLLEEASNQSKYGIEAIYNRSQLEQFHVEDKFEYMLEAKAGYAFANEHDKEVIVDLHENGERHATHGYSPYKKGYTSNLIITGPGVKTNYQLKEANVVDLAPTIAHILELDFKAVDGRALTEVFED; this is translated from the coding sequence ATGAAGAAAAATAAACATGTTATTGTTATTTCATATGATGCATTTTCAAAAGACAACTGGGAAAGTGCCAAGAAAAAGCCACACCTAGCAAAGCTAATTGCTAAAGGGGCTTCAACAACTCAAGTACGAAGCGTTTACCCAACATTAACCTATGTGATTCATAGCTCTTATGTAACAGGTGCTTATCCTAATAAGCATGGGGTTTTTCACAATAACCCTTTTCAGCCTTTTGTACCTGTAGATGATCAGGATTGGCATTGGTATCGTGACGTTATTAAGCTTCCGACCATTTATGAAGCGGCTACAGCAAAAGGCCTAAAAACGGCAAGTAATCTATGGCCAGTAACTGGAAAAGCCAAAATAGATTATAATATTCCAGAAATGAAAGCAGTGCGTGGGGAAAATCAGGCATTAAAAGTTTTAAAAAATGGTAGTAAGCTCTATTCAGCAATGATGGAATTAAAATTCGGTAAGCTTCGCGACGGGATTAAACAACCCAATTTAGATGACTTTACTACGGCCTGTGCTGTAGAAACAATTAAAAAGAAAAAGCCTCATTTATTACTCACACATCTAATTGATTTAGATGAGCATAAACATCATCACGGCACAAAGGCAGAAATTATTGAGGATGTAATTGAACGAATGGATAATCGAATTGGTCAAATCGTTCATGCCACATATGAAGCTGGGATTGCAGATGAAACAACCTTTATCATTATTGGAGATCATGGACAACTCGATGTCCATTATAAAGTATATTTGAATCGCCTCTTTAAAGATAATGGATTAATTTACGAAGAAAATGGTGAAATGCATTGGCGTGCTTATGTGCAAAGTGCAGATGGCTCAGCTTATTTACATGTGAAGGAAAATGATACAGAAGCAAAAGATTTTGCGTTAAAACTATTAGAAGAAGCTTCTAACCAGTCCAAATACGGTATTGAAGCAATTTATAATCGAAGCCAGCTAGAACAGTTTCATGTAGAGGATAAATTCGAGTATATGCTCGAAGCAAAAGCAGGCTATGCCTTCGCAAATGAACATGATAAAGAAGTTATTGTGGACTTACATGAAAACGGTGAAAGGCATGCTACACATGGTTATTCACCATATAAAAAGGGATATACAAGTAATTTAATTATTACAGGGCCAGGAGTAAAAACCAATTATCAGCTAAAAGAAGCAAATGTAGTTGACCTTGCTCCAACCATTGCACATATTTTAGAGTTAGATTTTAAAGCAGTGGATGGAAGGGCTTTAACTGAAGTCTTTGAAGATTAA
- a CDS encoding MFS transporter: MKLTKAEKSWILYDCGNSAYSIAITTALFPIVFGMFDGVNNMDLGYFNSLASIIVAVLSPVLGAIADYKDKKKRFFTFFAALGILTTLAFTFIPPASGQWQLLIILYVLSCIGFAGANVFYDSFLVDVSSDDRMDKVSTSGYAFGYIASVIPFALSLGVIYFMGMDLALGYQVGFFITALWWGLFTFPMLKDVHQRHFIEPDPKPISNSFKRLGSTFKEIKKYKVVFIFLIAYFCYIDGVDTIIKMVVPYATSVLGPDAFDTFMLLGILLIIQLVAFPCALLYGTLAKKYSARAMIIFGIATYTIVCLAAFFISELWHIFILGIMIGSAQGGIQALSRSYYGRIIPKERSNEFFGFYNIFGKFAAIIGPFLMSLTTTVTGDARYSILSIIPLFIIGLIVFLLLPKEDTYRKEIIG, encoded by the coding sequence TTGAAGCTAACAAAAGCGGAAAAGTCTTGGATCTTATATGATTGCGGAAATTCAGCTTATTCTATTGCTATTACAACAGCCTTGTTTCCTATTGTATTTGGAATGTTTGATGGGGTTAATAATATGGACCTCGGCTATTTCAACTCTCTTGCAAGTATTATTGTTGCTGTTTTAAGTCCTGTACTCGGCGCTATCGCAGATTATAAGGACAAGAAAAAACGTTTCTTTACATTTTTTGCAGCGTTAGGGATTTTAACAACATTAGCATTCACATTTATTCCACCAGCAAGTGGACAGTGGCAATTATTAATTATTTTATATGTACTTTCTTGTATTGGTTTTGCTGGAGCAAATGTGTTCTATGATTCATTTTTAGTTGATGTCTCTTCAGATGATCGCATGGATAAGGTATCAACAAGTGGTTATGCTTTTGGTTACATCGCAAGTGTTATTCCTTTTGCACTTAGCTTAGGAGTTATTTATTTTATGGGCATGGATTTAGCACTTGGTTATCAAGTTGGCTTCTTTATTACTGCATTATGGTGGGGGTTATTCACCTTTCCAATGCTTAAAGATGTCCATCAGCGTCATTTTATCGAACCAGACCCGAAACCTATTTCCAATAGCTTCAAACGTTTAGGATCTACATTTAAGGAAATTAAAAAGTATAAAGTTGTGTTCATCTTCTTAATCGCATACTTCTGTTATATTGATGGAGTGGATACGATTATTAAAATGGTTGTGCCATATGCAACAAGTGTACTTGGGCCAGATGCATTTGATACATTTATGCTATTAGGAATTCTATTAATCATTCAGCTCGTAGCTTTCCCATGTGCATTACTTTATGGGACACTTGCTAAGAAATACTCCGCTCGAGCAATGATTATCTTCGGAATTGCGACATATACCATTGTCTGTCTTGCAGCATTTTTCATTTCCGAATTATGGCATATTTTTATTCTCGGAATCATGATTGGTTCTGCTCAAGGTGGAATTCAAGCACTAAGCCGCTCCTATTATGGAAGAATTATTCCAAAAGAACGTTCGAATGAATTCTTCGGTTTTTATAATATTTTTGGTAAATTTGCAGCTATCATTGGACCATTTTTAATGTCACTGACAACTACAGTTACAGGAGATGCAAGATATAGTATTTTATCGATTATTCCATTATTTATCATCGGTTTAATTGTGTTCTTACTCCTACCAAAAGAAGACACTTATAGAAAAGAAATCATAGGGTGA
- a CDS encoding DUF3885 domain-containing protein → MTSKLNIFLNEYFPKLSLTPGLFYEWSPALRFELGIDYSHELAYPNSPYLQQVYHRAKTLFSAVNDKEDDIFLLVDATGGKVFDKKKLPHKHQNLFFPYVRNREILKKLTLEKIDLPEEERCFSRFVLPCKVKEIRMHKLLEAICNQDMGIIPQYQLPVYVVNKTKQTIFYAYDDQGCDILAAKTSKITHVYEQFNAWILDYDRKQIDSVFKR, encoded by the coding sequence ATGACATCAAAATTAAACATATTTCTTAACGAATACTTCCCAAAGTTAAGTCTCACACCAGGATTATTTTATGAATGGTCACCGGCTTTGCGTTTTGAGCTTGGGATTGATTATTCACATGAGCTTGCTTATCCTAATAGTCCATATTTACAGCAAGTATATCACCGCGCGAAAACATTATTTTCTGCGGTTAATGATAAGGAGGATGACATCTTTCTTTTGGTTGACGCAACTGGAGGAAAGGTTTTTGATAAGAAGAAGTTACCACATAAGCATCAAAATTTATTTTTCCCTTATGTTAGAAACAGGGAAATATTAAAGAAACTTACCTTAGAGAAAATAGATTTACCAGAAGAAGAGAGATGCTTCTCGCGATTTGTTCTGCCTTGTAAAGTCAAAGAAATACGCATGCATAAGTTATTAGAGGCAATTTGTAATCAGGATATGGGTATTATTCCACAGTATCAACTGCCAGTATATGTGGTGAATAAAACGAAACAAACGATTTTTTATGCCTATGATGATCAGGGTTGTGATATTTTAGCAGCAAAGACAAGTAAAATTACCCATGTCTATGAACAATTCAATGCTTGGATATTAGATTATGATCGTAAACAGATTGATTCTGTTTTTAAGCGTTAA
- a CDS encoding diguanylate cyclase — MDLEKYGNLVYQRIRENFQTWSETDSVTEKDIYFFLQKIKGTAGAIGLTELMTIATKKLAKLDGDSEQLWSKKQWSAFLGPLMEMQSFHDKNNLSEIEKWTNKESMMKEFILIIDDDIVFIAYLKNILEAKGYSVIVAHNGKRGLELIYELQPAIVFLDIMLPDTDGFSILNNIESIKKDRTFITIISSFNERENKVRAYELGAMDFISKPIDKDILIAYVENRLAYRKELEYAVLMDELTQVYNRKFLESQLHTLTEEYKNNKDVFTVAVMDLDFFKQINDTHGHLIGDEVLKGFAQLVMDMKRSQDIFCRYGGEEFVLLMPNTTKEEAHPIIEKLRQLFEKKMFIGSGKFFRTTFSSGIMDINDEYTHEKKLFEAADKALYVAKEAGRNRIVLFNPTLETVKNKVKLRVIVVDDVNLIRQIIIRHFAELPKNDLIDIEVLAFDDGLKFLKADWFEPGYKYVILLDWMLPNMNGIDILKEIRKKYSSKDVIVSMLTGRTGEEYVLEAFRNGADDYILKPFQIGEVSARILNLAERIFTKG, encoded by the coding sequence ATGGATTTGGAAAAGTATGGAAATCTAGTGTACCAGCGCATACGTGAAAACTTTCAAACATGGAGCGAAACAGATTCCGTAACTGAAAAAGATATATATTTCTTTTTACAGAAAATCAAGGGAACTGCAGGGGCGATTGGGTTAACAGAATTAATGACAATTGCAACAAAAAAGCTGGCAAAGCTAGATGGAGATAGTGAACAACTATGGTCCAAAAAGCAATGGTCAGCCTTTTTAGGGCCGCTTATGGAAATGCAGTCTTTCCATGATAAAAATAATCTTTCAGAAATAGAGAAATGGACGAATAAAGAAAGTATGATGAAAGAGTTTATTCTAATTATTGACGATGATATTGTGTTTATTGCTTATTTAAAAAATATATTAGAAGCAAAAGGTTATTCGGTAATTGTTGCCCATAATGGTAAGCGTGGTCTGGAATTAATTTATGAGCTACAACCTGCAATTGTTTTTTTAGATATTATGCTCCCAGATACAGATGGATTTTCCATATTAAATAATATAGAAAGTATTAAAAAGGATCGTACCTTTATTACAATTATTAGCAGCTTTAATGAGAGAGAGAATAAAGTCCGTGCATATGAGCTTGGAGCAATGGATTTTATATCAAAGCCTATTGATAAAGATATTTTAATAGCTTATGTAGAAAATCGCCTTGCTTATCGTAAAGAATTAGAATATGCGGTTTTAATGGATGAATTAACACAAGTATATAATCGTAAATTCTTAGAAAGCCAGTTACATACGCTAACCGAGGAATATAAGAATAATAAGGATGTATTTACCGTTGCTGTTATGGATCTTGACTTTTTCAAACAGATTAATGATACACATGGACATTTAATCGGTGATGAGGTATTGAAAGGATTTGCGCAGCTTGTGATGGACATGAAGCGTTCTCAAGATATCTTCTGTCGATACGGTGGTGAAGAATTTGTATTACTTATGCCAAATACGACGAAAGAAGAAGCTCATCCTATTATTGAAAAACTACGTCAGTTATTTGAAAAGAAGATGTTTATAGGTAGTGGTAAGTTTTTTCGAACAACATTCTCATCTGGGATTATGGATATTAATGATGAATATACACATGAGAAAAAGCTTTTTGAAGCAGCAGACAAAGCCCTTTATGTTGCCAAAGAAGCAGGTAGAAATAGAATTGTTCTCTTCAATCCTACTTTAGAGACGGTGAAGAACAAGGTGAAGCTACGTGTTATTGTGGTAGACGATGTGAATTTAATTCGTCAAATCATCATCCGACATTTCGCTGAGCTGCCTAAAAATGACCTCATTGATATAGAAGTATTAGCTTTTGATGATGGACTTAAATTTTTAAAAGCAGATTGGTTTGAACCAGGATATAAATATGTCATCCTACTTGACTGGATGCTACCGAACATGAATGGTATTGATATATTAAAAGAAATCCGTAAAAAGTATTCTTCTAAAGATGTCATTGTTTCCATGTTAACCGGTAGAACGGGAGAAGAATATGTACTTGAGGCCTTTAGAAATGGTGCAGATGACTATATTTTAAAACCGTTTCAAATTGGTGAAGTGTCTGCACGGATTCTAAATTTAGCAGAACGTATTTTTACAAAGGGTTAA
- a CDS encoding MerR family transcriptional regulator — MNEKMYTVKKFAELTGVTERTLRYYDRKGVLVPTNYNEKGHRLYNHADIVKMQKILTLKYLGFSLKEIIESLSKHSTNSVHDTLNKQKELLKKKRDEIDNVIQTISRVEEIIQHEEVESDLLLAIIHSIQIEKRQEDWLSNQLSKPMVDKVFMQHLSEEEKLNTERELLIAINKLQGFYEHGVPPNAIEVQSLMKQLGEILNKVIEPEYQEELEKLKIEESSTYYFSLISKGLQDYASEASRILNEENNTKGGDKYKR; from the coding sequence TTGAATGAAAAAATGTATACAGTAAAAAAATTTGCTGAACTAACTGGTGTTACAGAGCGTACCCTCCGTTACTACGATCGAAAGGGCGTATTGGTTCCAACGAATTATAATGAAAAAGGTCATCGTTTATATAATCATGCAGATATTGTTAAAATGCAAAAAATTTTAACACTTAAATATTTAGGTTTTTCTTTGAAGGAAATTATTGAAAGTCTTTCTAAACATTCCACAAATAGTGTGCATGATACATTGAATAAACAAAAAGAGCTACTCAAGAAAAAAAGAGATGAAATAGATAATGTAATTCAGACAATTTCAAGGGTGGAAGAAATTATTCAGCACGAAGAGGTTGAAAGCGATCTACTGCTAGCGATAATTCACTCGATTCAAATTGAAAAAAGACAGGAAGATTGGTTATCTAATCAACTTTCTAAGCCAATGGTTGACAAGGTATTTATGCAACATCTGTCTGAAGAGGAGAAGTTGAATACCGAGCGCGAGCTGTTAATTGCTATAAATAAGCTACAAGGTTTTTATGAGCATGGAGTTCCCCCGAATGCTATAGAAGTTCAAAGCTTAATGAAGCAATTAGGAGAGATTCTAAACAAAGTTATCGAACCAGAATATCAAGAAGAACTAGAGAAGCTAAAGATAGAAGAAAGCTCAACATATTATTTTTCCCTTATATCAAAAGGGCTCCAGGATTATGCTTCAGAAGCCTCAAGAATATTAAATGAGGAAAATAATACCAAAGGAGGGGATAAATATAAAAGGTAA